In the genome of Manis javanica isolate MJ-LG chromosome 17, MJ_LKY, whole genome shotgun sequence, one region contains:
- the LOC118973013 gene encoding free fatty acid receptor 2-like, producing MALSPRGLGLLLAYIIIFLIGLPANLLALQAFVGRVRQPYPAPIHILLLSLTLADLLQLLLLPFKMIEAANNFFWPLGDTLCALMGFGFYSGIYCSTWLLAGISIERYRSVAFPMQYKLSRRPVYGVIGAVVAWVLSFGHCSIVIIVQYLPTNNTHPPSAKGNNVCYENFSKEQLDVVLPVRLELFLILFLIPMVVTVFCYWRFVQIMLSGAQVGAWKRWRAVGLAAVTLFNFLVCFGPYNVSHVVGFFQQGSPSWRLCAVLISALNACIDPLIFYFSSSVVRKAFEKRLQILRSWGASLLGRWRGRAGKLAAERGNESLSTSNVNFTED from the coding sequence ATGGCCCTGAGTCCCCGAGGCCTGGGACTTCTCCTGGCCTACATCATCATCTTCCTCATCGGTCTCCCGGCCAACCTCCTGGCCCTGCAGGCCTTCGTGGGGCGGGTCCGCCAGCCGTACCCTGCACCCATCCACATCCTCCTGCTCAGCCTGACACTGGCGGACCTCCTCCAGCTCCTTCTGCTGCCCTTCAAGATGATCGAGGCTGCAAACAATTTCTTCTGGCCCCTGGGGGATACACTCTGTGCGCTCATGGGTTTTGGCTTCTACAGTGGCATCTACTGCAGCACGTGGTTGCTGGCGGGCATCAGCATCGAGCGCTACCGCAGCGTGGCTTTCCCCATGCAGTACAAGCTGTCCCGCCGGCCTGTGTACGGAGTGATTGGTGCTGTGGTCGCCTGGGTATTGTCCTTTGGACATTGTAGCATTGTGATCATTGTCCAATACTTACCAACCAACAATACTCACCCACCATCAGCCAAAGGAAACAATGTCTGCTACGAGAACTTCAGCAAAGAGCAGCTGGACGTGGTGCTTCCTGTGCGGCTGGAGctcttcctcatcctcttccTCATCCCCATGGTGGTCACCGTCTTCTGCTACTGGCGCTTCGTGCAGATCATGCTCTCCGGTGCCCAAGTGGGGGCCTGGAAGCGCTGGAGAGCCGTGGGGCTGGCCGCTGTGACCCTCTTCAATTTCCTGGTGTGTTTTGGTCCCTACAATGTGTCTCACGTGGTGGGGTTCTTCCAGCAGGGAAGTCCAAGCTGGCGGCTGTGCGCGGTGTTGATCAGTGCTCTCAATGCTTGCATCGACCccttgattttctatttctcctcctcagTGGTGCGCAAAGCCTTCGAAAAAAGGTTACAGATTCTGCGGAGCTGGGGTGCCTCACTGTTAGGGCGCTGGAGGGGAAGAGCTGGAAAGCTAGCTgcagagagaggaaatgagagCTTAAGTACATCCAATGTCAATTTTACAGAGGACTAA
- the FFAR3 gene encoding free fatty acid receptor 3 isoform X2, whose translation MVAQTDVAPCCTFNHLFEIRFTHHKIHPFSAYNSMSFIDLSEVWNYQHCHCPGAVTMDTSPDQSFFPGSHWLHFSVYLFTFLVGLPLNVMALVIFRGKLRRRPVAVDVLLLNLTLSDLLLLLFLPFHMIEAASDMRWPLPFAFCPLSRFLFFTTIYLTSLFLAAVSIERFLSVAYPLWYKTRPRPGQAGLVSVACWLLAAAHCSVVYITEFSGNSFRSQSTNVTCFLEFQEEQLAVLLPVRLEMAMVLFGVPLLVTGYCYSHLVWLLSRGASRHRRRRVIGLVGATLLNFLVCFGPYNVSHVVGYVRGESPRWRSYTLLLSTLNSCVDPLVYYFSSSGFQAEFQSLLRKLTGVSGPWTQKGSMKRKNGGEASHGRYPT comes from the exons ATGGTAGCACAAACAGATGTTGCTCCCTGCTGTACTTTCAACCATTTATTTGAGATCAGATTTACacatcataaaattcacccattctCAGCGTACAATTCCATGAGTTTTATAGACTTAAGTGAAGTGTGGAACTACCAACATTGCCATTGCCCAG GGGCCGTCACCATGGACACCAGCCCAGACCAGTCCTTCTTCCCTGGCAGTCACTGGCTCCACTTCTCCGTGTACCTCTTCACCTTCCTCGTGGGGCTGCCCCTCAACGTCATGGCCCTGGTTATCTTCAGGGGCAAGCTGCGCCGCCGCCCGGTGGCTGTGGACGTGCTCTTGCTCAACCTGACCCTCTCAGACCTGCTCCTGCTGCTCTTCCTGCCGTTCCACATGATAGAGGCAGCCAGTGACATGCGCTGGCCCCTGCCCTTTGCTTTCTGCCCCCTCTCCAGATTCCTCTTCTTCACCACCATCTATCTCACTTCCCTCTTCCTGGCAGCTGTGAGCATTGAGCGCTTCCTGAGCGTGGCCTACCCACTATGGTACAAGACCCGGCCGAGGCCGGGACAGGCCGGCCTGGTCAGCGTGGCCTGCTGGCTGCTGGCCGCTGCCCACTGCAGTGTGGTCTACATCACTGAGTTCTCAGGGAACTCCTTCCGTAGTCAGAGCACCAATGTGACCTGCTTCCTGGAATTCCAGGAGGAACAACTGGCTGTTCTTCTGCCTGTCCGGCTGGAAATGGCCATGGTCCTTTTTGGGGTGCCCCTGCTCGTCACTGGTTACTGCTACAGCCACCTGGTGTGGCTGCTCAGCAGGGGAGCCAGCCGTCACCGGCGGAGGAGGGTGATCGGGCTCGTGGGGGCCACGCTGCTCAACTTCCTTGTCTGCTTTGGGCCTTACAATGTGTCCCATGTAGTGGGCTATGTCCGGGGTGAAAGCCCGCGGTGGAGAAGTTACACGCTGCTCCTCAGCACCCTGAATTCCTGCGTCGACCCCCTTGTCTACTACTTCTCATCGTCAGGGTTCCAAGCCGAATTTCAGAGCCTGCTGAGGAAGCTGACTGGGGTCTCGGGCCCTTGGACACAGAAGGGCAGCATGAAACGGAAGAATGGAGGAGAGGCCAGCCATGGGAGGTATCCAACATAG
- the FFAR3 gene encoding free fatty acid receptor 3 isoform X1 produces MVAQTDVAPCCTFNHLFEIRFTHHKIHPFSAYNSMSFIDLSEVWNYQHCHCPAMDEDSCFYMSSSTLGAVTMDTSPDQSFFPGSHWLHFSVYLFTFLVGLPLNVMALVIFRGKLRRRPVAVDVLLLNLTLSDLLLLLFLPFHMIEAASDMRWPLPFAFCPLSRFLFFTTIYLTSLFLAAVSIERFLSVAYPLWYKTRPRPGQAGLVSVACWLLAAAHCSVVYITEFSGNSFRSQSTNVTCFLEFQEEQLAVLLPVRLEMAMVLFGVPLLVTGYCYSHLVWLLSRGASRHRRRRVIGLVGATLLNFLVCFGPYNVSHVVGYVRGESPRWRSYTLLLSTLNSCVDPLVYYFSSSGFQAEFQSLLRKLTGVSGPWTQKGSMKRKNGGEASHGRYPT; encoded by the exons ATGGTAGCACAAACAGATGTTGCTCCCTGCTGTACTTTCAACCATTTATTTGAGATCAGATTTACacatcataaaattcacccattctCAGCGTACAATTCCATGAGTTTTATAGACTTAAGTGAAGTGTGGAACTACCAACATTGCCATTGCCCAG CAATGGATGAAGATTCCTGTTTCTACATGTCTTCATCGACACTTG GGGCCGTCACCATGGACACCAGCCCAGACCAGTCCTTCTTCCCTGGCAGTCACTGGCTCCACTTCTCCGTGTACCTCTTCACCTTCCTCGTGGGGCTGCCCCTCAACGTCATGGCCCTGGTTATCTTCAGGGGCAAGCTGCGCCGCCGCCCGGTGGCTGTGGACGTGCTCTTGCTCAACCTGACCCTCTCAGACCTGCTCCTGCTGCTCTTCCTGCCGTTCCACATGATAGAGGCAGCCAGTGACATGCGCTGGCCCCTGCCCTTTGCTTTCTGCCCCCTCTCCAGATTCCTCTTCTTCACCACCATCTATCTCACTTCCCTCTTCCTGGCAGCTGTGAGCATTGAGCGCTTCCTGAGCGTGGCCTACCCACTATGGTACAAGACCCGGCCGAGGCCGGGACAGGCCGGCCTGGTCAGCGTGGCCTGCTGGCTGCTGGCCGCTGCCCACTGCAGTGTGGTCTACATCACTGAGTTCTCAGGGAACTCCTTCCGTAGTCAGAGCACCAATGTGACCTGCTTCCTGGAATTCCAGGAGGAACAACTGGCTGTTCTTCTGCCTGTCCGGCTGGAAATGGCCATGGTCCTTTTTGGGGTGCCCCTGCTCGTCACTGGTTACTGCTACAGCCACCTGGTGTGGCTGCTCAGCAGGGGAGCCAGCCGTCACCGGCGGAGGAGGGTGATCGGGCTCGTGGGGGCCACGCTGCTCAACTTCCTTGTCTGCTTTGGGCCTTACAATGTGTCCCATGTAGTGGGCTATGTCCGGGGTGAAAGCCCGCGGTGGAGAAGTTACACGCTGCTCCTCAGCACCCTGAATTCCTGCGTCGACCCCCTTGTCTACTACTTCTCATCGTCAGGGTTCCAAGCCGAATTTCAGAGCCTGCTGAGGAAGCTGACTGGGGTCTCGGGCCCTTGGACACAGAAGGGCAGCATGAAACGGAAGAATGGAGGAGAGGCCAGCCATGGGAGGTATCCAACATAG
- the FFAR3 gene encoding free fatty acid receptor 3 isoform X3, translating into MDEDSCFYMSSSTLGAVTMDTSPDQSFFPGSHWLHFSVYLFTFLVGLPLNVMALVIFRGKLRRRPVAVDVLLLNLTLSDLLLLLFLPFHMIEAASDMRWPLPFAFCPLSRFLFFTTIYLTSLFLAAVSIERFLSVAYPLWYKTRPRPGQAGLVSVACWLLAAAHCSVVYITEFSGNSFRSQSTNVTCFLEFQEEQLAVLLPVRLEMAMVLFGVPLLVTGYCYSHLVWLLSRGASRHRRRRVIGLVGATLLNFLVCFGPYNVSHVVGYVRGESPRWRSYTLLLSTLNSCVDPLVYYFSSSGFQAEFQSLLRKLTGVSGPWTQKGSMKRKNGGEASHGRYPT; encoded by the exons ATGGATGAAGATTCCTGTTTCTACATGTCTTCATCGACACTTG GGGCCGTCACCATGGACACCAGCCCAGACCAGTCCTTCTTCCCTGGCAGTCACTGGCTCCACTTCTCCGTGTACCTCTTCACCTTCCTCGTGGGGCTGCCCCTCAACGTCATGGCCCTGGTTATCTTCAGGGGCAAGCTGCGCCGCCGCCCGGTGGCTGTGGACGTGCTCTTGCTCAACCTGACCCTCTCAGACCTGCTCCTGCTGCTCTTCCTGCCGTTCCACATGATAGAGGCAGCCAGTGACATGCGCTGGCCCCTGCCCTTTGCTTTCTGCCCCCTCTCCAGATTCCTCTTCTTCACCACCATCTATCTCACTTCCCTCTTCCTGGCAGCTGTGAGCATTGAGCGCTTCCTGAGCGTGGCCTACCCACTATGGTACAAGACCCGGCCGAGGCCGGGACAGGCCGGCCTGGTCAGCGTGGCCTGCTGGCTGCTGGCCGCTGCCCACTGCAGTGTGGTCTACATCACTGAGTTCTCAGGGAACTCCTTCCGTAGTCAGAGCACCAATGTGACCTGCTTCCTGGAATTCCAGGAGGAACAACTGGCTGTTCTTCTGCCTGTCCGGCTGGAAATGGCCATGGTCCTTTTTGGGGTGCCCCTGCTCGTCACTGGTTACTGCTACAGCCACCTGGTGTGGCTGCTCAGCAGGGGAGCCAGCCGTCACCGGCGGAGGAGGGTGATCGGGCTCGTGGGGGCCACGCTGCTCAACTTCCTTGTCTGCTTTGGGCCTTACAATGTGTCCCATGTAGTGGGCTATGTCCGGGGTGAAAGCCCGCGGTGGAGAAGTTACACGCTGCTCCTCAGCACCCTGAATTCCTGCGTCGACCCCCTTGTCTACTACTTCTCATCGTCAGGGTTCCAAGCCGAATTTCAGAGCCTGCTGAGGAAGCTGACTGGGGTCTCGGGCCCTTGGACACAGAAGGGCAGCATGAAACGGAAGAATGGAGGAGAGGCCAGCCATGGGAGGTATCCAACATAG
- the FFAR1 gene encoding free fatty acid receptor 1, giving the protein MDLPPQLSFALYVAAFVLGFPLNVLAIAGAVSHARLRLTPSLVYALHLGCSDLLLAASLPLKAVEALAAGAWPLPALLCPAFALAHFAPLYAGGGFLAALSAGRYLGAAFPLGYQAARRPCYSRGVCVAIWALVLCHLGLVFGLEAPGGWMDNTTSSLGMNTPVNGSPVCLEAWDPALAGPARLSLSLLLFFLPLTITAFCYVGCLRALARSGLSHRRKLRAAWVAGGALLTLLLCLGPYNASNVAGFLYPDIGGYWRKLGLITGAWSVVLNPLVTGYLGRGTGRGTACVARTKGGISQK; this is encoded by the coding sequence ATGGACCTGCCTCCACAGCTCTCCTTCGCCCTCTATGTCGCCGCGTTTGTGCTGGGCTTCCCACTCAATGTCCTGGCCATTGCTGGTGCTGTGTCGCATGCCCGGCTCCGCCTGACCCCCAGCCTTGTCTATGCCCTCCACCTGGGCTGCTCTGACCTCCTGCTGGcggcctctctgcccctgaagGCAGTAGAGGCCCTGGCCGCGGGCGCCTGGCCTCTGCCCGCCCTGCTCTGTCCTGCCTTTGCCCTGGCTCATTTCGCTCCGCTCTATGCCGGCGGGGGCTTCCTGGCCGCCCTCAGTGCTGGCCGCTACCTGGGAGCTGCCTTCCCCTTGGGCTACCAAGCCGCCCGGAGGCCTTGCTAttccaggggtgtgtgtgtggccatATGGGCCCTTGTCCTCTGTCACCTGGGGCTGGTCTTTGGGTTGGAGGCTCCAGGAGGCTGGATGGACAATACCACCAGCTCCCTGGGCATGAATACGCCCGTCAATGGCTCTCCAGTCTGCCTGGAGGCCTGGGACCCAGCCTTAGCGGGCCCTGCTCGCCTcagcctctctctcctgctcttctTCCTGCCCCTGACCATCACAGCCTTCTGCTATGTGGGCTGCCTCCGGGCACTGGCCCGCTCAGGCCTGAGCCACAGACGGAAGCTCAGGGCAGCCTGGGTGGCTGGCGGGGCTCTGCTCACGCTGCTGCTCTGCTTAGGACCCTACAATGCCTCCAACGTGGCTGGCTTCCTGTACCCCGATATAGGAGGCTATTGGCGGAAGCTGGGGCTCATCACAGGTGCTTGGAGCGTGGTGCTCAACCCGTTGGTGACTGGCTACCTGGGAAGGGGTACTGGCCGGGGGACAGCATGTGTGGCAAGAACGAAAGGGGGGATATCCCAAAAGTAG